In one Procambarus clarkii isolate CNS0578487 chromosome 87, FALCON_Pclarkii_2.0, whole genome shotgun sequence genomic region, the following are encoded:
- the LOC138358894 gene encoding myb/SANT-like DNA-binding domain-containing protein 4, whose amino-acid sequence MGKRKLDMGKRKLEMGKRKLDMGKRKLEMGKRKLDMGKRKLEMGKRKLDMGKRKLEMGKRKLEMGKRKLDMGKRKLEIDKRKLKIDKRKLKIDKRKVDID is encoded by the coding sequence ATGGGTAAAAGAAAGCTGGATATGGGTAAAAGAAAGCTGGAGATGGGTAAAAGAAAGCTGGATATGGGTAAAAGAAAGCTGGAGATGGGTAAAAGAAAGCTGGATATGGGTAAAAGAAAGCTGGAGATGGGTAAAAGAAAGCTGGATATGGGTAAAAGAAAGCTGGAGATGGGTAAAAGAAAGCTGGAGATGGGTAAAAGAAAGCTGGATATGGGTAAAAGAAAGCTGGAGATAGATAAAAGAAAGCTGAAGATAGATAAAAGAAAGCTGAAGATAGATAAAAGAAAGGTTGATATTGATTAG